From the genome of Pseudomonas sp. TMP9, one region includes:
- a CDS encoding exonuclease domain-containing protein: MTAAASLFKRALAIIDVQITGLHPDKDCIWEVAVLHIDNGCVVARHAWLLNPACALPSRISRVSGVLPAELADQPRFVEIAEALAQCLEGRVVVGHNLRVAHAFLRRGFALAGQTVRYRQLCTLQLARAAWPDLPCHSLDALCEGQSISRFFQHRALPDAEAVWQLLSALVAQVPADALNLQVARQLRKAAVPRFMTAARLQALPARPGVYYFYGENQALLYIGKSRNLRQRVQSHFQNDHHSRRTLQMAQQVREIGVQPTAGELGALLLESAEVKRLLPLYNRQLRRQRDLLTWALMPGVKGLQPELQIVGQGVLADSSVGLFRSRRQAQAWLRSEAARNQLCLKLLGLEGGEGACFATQLGVCRGACCGLEPREVHDARLLAACEQLRVATWPWSGPVAWVERDLEQGLCQWHVLDQWRHVATVDDPKLIDAARQQPAQAFSLDAYHILLSHLRRFPQTEVVVL; the protein is encoded by the coding sequence GTGACTGCAGCAGCCTCTCTATTTAAGCGTGCACTGGCCATCATCGATGTGCAGATCACCGGCCTGCACCCCGATAAAGACTGCATTTGGGAAGTGGCGGTGCTGCACATCGATAATGGCTGCGTAGTGGCTCGGCACGCATGGCTGCTAAACCCGGCCTGCGCTTTGCCCTCGCGTATTTCACGCGTGTCCGGGGTGCTGCCAGCCGAGCTGGCGGATCAACCGCGTTTTGTCGAGATTGCTGAGGCGCTGGCGCAGTGCCTAGAAGGCCGGGTTGTGGTCGGCCATAACTTGCGTGTCGCCCATGCTTTCTTGCGCCGTGGCTTTGCTCTGGCGGGGCAAACGGTGCGTTATCGCCAGTTGTGCACATTGCAGCTGGCCCGCGCTGCTTGGCCTGATTTGCCCTGCCACAGCCTTGATGCCTTGTGTGAGGGGCAGTCAATCAGTCGCTTTTTCCAGCATCGCGCCTTGCCCGACGCCGAAGCGGTCTGGCAATTGCTGTCGGCGCTGGTGGCGCAAGTGCCGGCAGATGCCTTGAACCTGCAAGTCGCAAGACAGCTGCGCAAAGCTGCCGTGCCGCGCTTTATGACGGCCGCGCGCCTGCAAGCATTGCCTGCCAGGCCAGGCGTTTATTATTTTTACGGTGAGAATCAGGCGTTGCTGTACATCGGCAAAAGCCGAAATCTGCGGCAACGCGTGCAGTCGCATTTTCAGAATGATCATCACAGCCGCCGCACCCTGCAAATGGCCCAGCAGGTGCGTGAGATTGGTGTGCAACCTACGGCCGGCGAATTGGGCGCGCTGCTGCTGGAATCCGCTGAAGTGAAACGGCTATTACCGTTGTACAACCGCCAACTGCGGCGCCAGCGCGACCTGCTGACATGGGCGCTGATGCCCGGCGTCAAAGGCCTGCAGCCTGAGTTGCAAATAGTTGGGCAGGGCGTTTTAGCTGACAGCAGCGTCGGCCTGTTCCGCTCGCGGCGGCAAGCGCAGGCCTGGTTGCGCAGCGAGGCCGCGCGCAACCAGTTATGCCTTAAATTGCTCGGCCTGGAAGGTGGCGAAGGCGCCTGTTTTGCCACGCAGCTGGGCGTGTGCCGCGGTGCCTGTTGCGGGCTTGAACCGCGCGAGGTGCACGATGCTCGCTTGCTCGCCGCCTGTGAACAATTACGTGTGGCCACCTGGCCGTGGTCGGGGCCGGTTGCTTGGGTCGAGCGCGATCTGGAGCAGGGGCTTTGCCAATGGCATGTGCTTGATCAGTGGCGACATGTGGCCACGGTTGACGACCCCAAGCTGATTGATGCAGCCCGCCAGCAGCCTGCGCAGGCATTCAGCCTTGACGCTTATCACATTCTACTTAGCCACTTACGGCGCTTCCCACAAACCGAGGTTGTTGTTTTATGA
- a CDS encoding DUF6482 family protein, with protein MNLQDLSQHAHAGNIEALNLISIEGGIYLLEAHMGGRAHPLSDGNGKTLHLRSVEHARDLLRDMPRIPFHLVHAVVHDEMCGMQDGTQDVLRVPISFNSSW; from the coding sequence ATGAACTTACAAGACCTGTCGCAGCACGCCCATGCCGGGAATATCGAAGCCCTTAACCTGATCTCTATCGAGGGCGGTATCTACCTGCTGGAGGCGCATATGGGTGGCCGTGCTCATCCGCTCAGTGATGGCAACGGTAAAACCTTGCACCTGCGCTCAGTTGAGCACGCGCGCGATCTGCTGCGTGATATGCCGCGTATCCCGTTCCACTTGGTGCACGCCGTGGTGCACGACGAAATGTGCGGCATGCAAGACGGCACGCAAGATGTTTTGCGCGTGCCAATCTCCTTTAACTCTTCTTGGTAG
- a CDS encoding TIGR00645 family protein, with amino-acid sequence MERFIENAMYASRWLLAPIYFGLSLGLLALGLKFFQEVFHILPNVFAMSEANLILVILSLVDMALVGGLLVMVMLSGYENFVSQLNISAGTEKLSWLGKMDSSSLKMKVAASIVAISSIHLLKVFMDAKNIPESKLMWYVIIHLTFVGSAFAMGYLDKLTKHDA; translated from the coding sequence ATGGAACGCTTTATCGAAAATGCCATGTACGCCTCGCGTTGGCTGCTGGCGCCGATTTATTTTGGCCTTTCGCTTGGCCTGCTGGCCTTGGGCCTGAAGTTTTTTCAGGAGGTCTTTCATATTTTGCCCAACGTGTTTGCCATGTCCGAGGCCAACCTGATTTTGGTGATCCTGTCACTGGTCGACATGGCGCTGGTCGGTGGTCTGTTGGTGATGGTGATGCTGTCGGGTTATGAGAATTTCGTTTCTCAGCTGAATATCAGTGCAGGCACTGAAAAACTCAGCTGGCTTGGCAAAATGGATTCCAGTTCGCTGAAGATGAAAGTGGCCGCGTCCATCGTGGCAATTTCTTCAATCCATCTGCTCAAGGTGTTCATGGATGCCAAGAACATCCCTGAGAGCAAGCTGATGTGGTACGTGATTATTCACCTGACTTTTGTCGGTTCGGCGTTCGCCATGGGTTACTTGGATAAGCTGACCAAGCACGACGCCTAA